One region of Bosea sp. 29B genomic DNA includes:
- a CDS encoding CGNR zinc finger domain-containing protein — protein sequence MASATEASSEFRDGFPFVGGATWLDLLNTTPAGETGPEELIDGPERALAWLRAAGLGDAAGDADEAMADLRALRAELRPVFERLEAGQPLSDAILTSVNRRLAGLNGHHVLQRGEQGPTLGMAFDPAGPAALIALDLARFVCEAEPARLKRCAADHCTLVFYDRGRNNTRRWCTMSLCGNRDKVARFRARRAIR from the coding sequence CAGAGGCTTCCAGCGAATTCCGCGACGGCTTTCCCTTCGTCGGCGGCGCGACCTGGCTGGATCTGCTCAACACCACGCCGGCCGGCGAAACCGGCCCCGAGGAGCTGATCGATGGCCCAGAGCGGGCATTGGCCTGGCTGAGAGCAGCCGGGCTCGGCGATGCGGCCGGAGATGCAGACGAGGCAATGGCCGATCTGCGCGCCCTGCGTGCGGAACTGCGGCCGGTCTTTGAGAGGCTCGAGGCAGGCCAGCCGCTGTCCGATGCCATTCTGACGTCAGTCAACCGCCGGCTGGCCGGTCTCAACGGCCACCATGTCCTGCAGCGTGGGGAACAGGGACCAACGCTCGGAATGGCGTTCGATCCCGCCGGGCCCGCCGCACTGATCGCACTCGATCTCGCGCGTTTCGTCTGCGAGGCCGAGCCGGCACGGCTGAAGCGCTGCGCCGCCGATCATTGCACGCTCGTCTTCTACGATCGCGGCCGCAACAACACCCGGCGCTGGTGCACGATGAGCCTCTGCGGCAACCGCGACAAGGTCGCCCGCTTCCGCGCCAGGCGCGCCATACGTTGA
- a CDS encoding Nramp family divalent metal transporter, with amino-acid sequence MDARVEKLPAGWRSERGEASLADVHRSIAVRNSGPGWRRAAAFVGPGYLVAVGYMDPGNWATSIAGGSKFGYTLLVVALVSNIMAIVLQSLCARLAIASGRDLAQACRDAFPKPVAYLLWFLAETAIIATDIAEVIGTAIGLNLIFGIPLELGVIITALDVFLILYLQRLGFRWVEALIITLLGVIAVCFAIQIALADPNWGQVIRGFAPTTEIVTNPEMLYLALGILGATVMPHNLYLHSGIVQTRAYGETLPEKRQALKFATIDSTVALMFALLINASILILAAATFYKTGQTEVAELGDAHKLLGPLLGVAIAPTLFGIALLCCGINSTVTATLAGQIVMEGFLKIRLAPWLRRLITRGIAIIPAAAVTIWYGDSGTARLLILTQVVLSLQLSFAVFPLVMFTADKAKMGELVAPRWLVAFAYLIAVVIAALNVKLLVDFVGVAG; translated from the coding sequence ATGGACGCTCGGGTCGAGAAGTTGCCCGCAGGCTGGCGCAGCGAGCGGGGCGAGGCCTCGCTGGCCGATGTCCATCGCTCGATCGCGGTGCGTAACTCGGGACCAGGCTGGCGCCGTGCCGCTGCCTTCGTCGGGCCGGGCTATCTCGTTGCTGTCGGCTATATGGATCCCGGCAACTGGGCGACCTCGATCGCCGGCGGCTCCAAGTTCGGCTACACGCTGCTCGTCGTCGCGCTGGTCTCCAACATCATGGCGATCGTGCTGCAGTCGCTCTGCGCGCGGCTCGCCATCGCTTCCGGCCGCGACCTCGCCCAGGCCTGCCGCGACGCCTTCCCCAAGCCCGTCGCCTATCTGCTCTGGTTCCTCGCCGAGACCGCGATCATCGCCACCGACATCGCCGAGGTGATCGGCACCGCGATCGGCCTCAACCTGATCTTCGGCATCCCGCTCGAGCTCGGCGTCATCATCACGGCGCTCGACGTCTTCCTGATCCTCTATCTGCAGCGGCTCGGCTTCCGCTGGGTCGAGGCGCTGATCATCACGCTGCTCGGCGTGATCGCGGTCTGCTTTGCCATCCAGATCGCGCTCGCCGATCCGAACTGGGGGCAGGTGATCCGCGGCTTTGCGCCGACCACCGAGATCGTCACCAATCCGGAGATGCTCTATCTGGCGCTCGGCATCCTCGGCGCGACGGTGATGCCGCATAACCTCTATCTGCACTCGGGCATCGTGCAGACGCGCGCCTATGGCGAAACCCTGCCGGAGAAGCGCCAGGCGCTGAAATTCGCGACGATCGATTCGACGGTCGCGCTGATGTTCGCGCTCCTGATCAACGCCTCGATCCTGATCCTGGCGGCGGCGACGTTCTACAAGACCGGCCAGACCGAGGTCGCCGAGCTCGGCGATGCGCACAAGCTGCTTGGCCCGCTGCTCGGCGTGGCGATCGCGCCGACCCTGTTCGGCATCGCGCTGCTCTGCTGCGGCATCAACTCGACGGTGACGGCGACGCTCGCCGGCCAGATCGTGATGGAAGGCTTCCTGAAGATCAGGCTGGCACCGTGGCTGCGCCGGCTGATCACGCGGGGCATCGCCATCATACCGGCGGCGGCGGTGACGATCTGGTACGGCGATTCCGGCACGGCGCGCCTCCTGATCCTGACCCAGGTCGTGCTCTCCCTGCAGCTCTCCTTCGCCGTCTTCCCGCTGGTGATGTTCACCGCCGACAAGGCCAAGATGGGCGAGCTCGTCGCGCCGCGCTGGCTCGTCGCCTTCGCCTATCTGATCGCGGTGGTGATTGCGGCGCTCAACGTCAAGCTGCTGGTCGATTTCGTCGGCGTAGCAGGCTGA
- a CDS encoding DUF2155 domain-containing protein — MPSLRRILALAAVSGAALALAVPAKADRIRNPTAVFAGLDKITGRIISFEVAIDETVQFGALQITPRICWTRPPTEAPQTTSFTEVDEVTFNNEYRRIFTGWMYASSPGLHGVEHAIYDVWLTDCKGGTELVVDPKEPETAPPPLTPEQRRPARPAQQTPPQNQRIDVAPPQGVPVQPRQTPSQRFFPTNPAPGRDPAGNN, encoded by the coding sequence ATGCCTTCGCTCCGCAGGATCCTCGCCCTCGCCGCCGTCTCCGGCGCAGCGCTCGCACTGGCCGTCCCCGCCAAGGCCGACCGCATCCGCAATCCGACGGCGGTCTTCGCCGGACTCGACAAGATCACCGGCCGGATCATCTCCTTCGAGGTGGCGATCGACGAGACCGTGCAGTTCGGCGCGCTGCAGATCACGCCGCGCATCTGCTGGACCCGGCCGCCGACCGAGGCGCCGCAGACGACCTCCTTCACCGAGGTCGACGAGGTCACCTTCAACAACGAGTACCGGCGCATCTTCACCGGCTGGATGTATGCGTCCAGCCCCGGCCTGCATGGCGTCGAGCACGCGATCTACGACGTCTGGCTGACCGACTGCAAAGGCGGCACCGAGCTGGTGGTCGATCCGAAGGAGCCGGAGACCGCGCCCCCGCCTCTCACTCCCGAGCAGCGCCGCCCGGCCCGTCCGGCCCAGCAGACGCCGCCGCAGAACCAGCGCATCGATGTCGCCCCGCCGCAGGGCGTGCCGGTGCAGCCGCGCCAGACGCCGTCGCAGCGCTTCTTCCCGACCAATCCTGCGCCCGGGCGCGACCCGGCCGGCAACAACTGA
- a CDS encoding VOC family protein produces MARVTGIGGLFFRSRDPQALSAWYELHLGIANMSKAVWRQDAGPTIFGPFAAKTDYFGRPDQQWMVNFRVDDLDAMMASLRAAGIAVETRPEWDSEVGRFCRIHDPEGNPIELWEPSPMASGGQAT; encoded by the coding sequence ATGGCGCGGGTCACCGGCATTGGTGGCCTGTTCTTCCGCAGTCGCGACCCGCAGGCCCTGTCGGCCTGGTACGAGCTTCATCTCGGCATCGCGAACATGAGCAAGGCGGTCTGGCGTCAGGACGCCGGCCCGACCATCTTCGGCCCCTTCGCTGCAAAGACGGACTATTTCGGCAGGCCGGACCAGCAATGGATGGTCAATTTCCGCGTCGACGATCTTGATGCGATGATGGCTTCGCTCCGCGCCGCTGGCATTGCGGTCGAGACCCGCCCGGAATGGGATTCGGAAGTCGGCCGCTTCTGCCGCATCCACGATCCCGAGGGCAATCCGATCGAGCTCTGGGAGCCCTCGCCGATGGCAAGCGGCGGACAGGCGACCTGA
- the aat gene encoding leucyl/phenylalanyl-tRNA--protein transferase, which produces MKARSTPARAPAITPEILLRAYAAGVFPMAESADDPGLFWVEPEIRGIIPLDAFHLPGRLARTVRSDRFEIRIDHDFARVIAACAESRPDRAETWINGRIRALYGELFHLGYVHTVECWREGRLAGGLYGLSLGGAFFGESMFHRETDASKVALVHLIARLRRGGYRLLDTQFQTAHLSQFGTREVPREAYRELLDAAVAADGDWWAWPAGQAVTGGEALAELSG; this is translated from the coding sequence ATGAAGGCCCGTTCCACACCCGCGCGCGCGCCGGCGATCACGCCGGAGATCCTGCTGCGCGCCTATGCGGCCGGCGTCTTCCCGATGGCGGAGAGCGCCGACGATCCCGGCCTGTTCTGGGTCGAGCCGGAAATCCGCGGCATCATCCCGCTCGACGCCTTCCATCTGCCGGGCCGGTTGGCGCGCACTGTCCGCTCCGATCGTTTCGAGATCCGGATCGATCACGACTTCGCCCGTGTGATCGCGGCCTGCGCTGAAAGCCGGCCGGACCGGGCCGAGACCTGGATCAATGGCCGTATCCGGGCGCTATATGGCGAGCTGTTCCATCTCGGCTATGTCCACACTGTCGAGTGCTGGCGCGAGGGCAGGCTGGCCGGGGGGCTCTATGGCCTGTCGCTGGGTGGCGCCTTCTTTGGCGAGAGCATGTTCCACCGCGAGACCGACGCCTCGAAGGTGGCGCTGGTGCATCTCATCGCCCGGCTCCGGCGCGGCGGCTACCGATTGCTCGATACCCAGTTCCAGACCGCGCATCTCTCCCAGTTCGGCACGCGCGAGGTCCCGCGCGAGGCCTATCGCGAACTGCTCGACGCGGCGGTCGCAGCCGATGGCGACTGGTGGGCCTGGCCCGCCGGGCAGGCGGTCACCGGGGGCGAGGCGCTCGCGGAACTCTCCGGCTGA
- the accC gene encoding acetyl-CoA carboxylase biotin carboxylase subunit, translating to MFDKILIANRGEIALRVLRAAKELGIATVAVHSTADANAMHVRLADESVCIGPPPARESYLNIPALIAACEITGADAVHPGYGFLSENARFAEILERHNIAFIGPKAEHIRSMGDKIEAKRTAKRLGIPCVPGSEGGVADDEEALRIIREIGLPVIIKAASGGGGKGMKVVRSEDEVSVALATARSEAKANFGDDAVYIEKYLEKPRHIEIQVLGDGKGRAIHLGERDCSLQRRHQKVWEEGPSPALNAGERDKIGNVCAKAMADMGYLGAGTIEFLYEDGEFYFIEMNTRIQVEHPVTEMITGIDLVNEQIRIAAGAPLSISQKDVVIEGHAIECRVNAEHHATFRPSPGKIASFHTPGGLGVRVDSAAYQGYVIPPHYDSLVGKLIVHGRNRAECLMRLRRSLDEFVVDGVDTTLPLFRTLVRNPDILNGDYNIHWLEKFLANGGMDQPGEA from the coding sequence ATGTTCGACAAGATCCTGATCGCCAATCGCGGCGAGATCGCGCTGCGGGTGCTGCGGGCCGCCAAGGAACTCGGCATCGCGACGGTGGCGGTCCACTCGACCGCCGACGCCAACGCCATGCATGTGCGCCTCGCCGACGAGAGCGTCTGTATCGGCCCGCCGCCGGCGCGCGAGAGCTATCTCAACATCCCGGCCCTGATCGCCGCCTGCGAGATCACCGGCGCCGATGCGGTCCACCCCGGCTACGGCTTCCTGTCCGAGAACGCCCGCTTCGCCGAGATCCTCGAGCGGCACAACATCGCCTTCATCGGCCCCAAGGCCGAGCATATCCGCAGCATGGGCGACAAGATCGAGGCCAAGCGCACCGCCAAGCGCCTCGGCATCCCCTGCGTGCCGGGCTCCGAGGGCGGCGTCGCCGATGACGAGGAGGCGCTGCGCATCATCAGAGAGATCGGCCTGCCCGTCATCATCAAGGCGGCATCCGGCGGCGGCGGCAAGGGCATGAAGGTCGTGCGCAGCGAGGACGAGGTCTCCGTCGCGCTCGCCACGGCCCGCAGCGAAGCCAAGGCCAATTTCGGCGATGATGCCGTCTACATCGAGAAATACCTCGAAAAGCCGCGCCATATCGAAATCCAGGTGCTCGGCGACGGCAAGGGCCGGGCGATCCATCTCGGCGAGCGTGACTGCTCGCTGCAGCGCCGCCACCAGAAGGTCTGGGAGGAGGGGCCGTCCCCGGCTCTCAACGCCGGCGAACGCGACAAGATTGGCAATGTCTGCGCCAAGGCGATGGCCGATATGGGCTATCTCGGCGCCGGCACGATCGAGTTCCTCTACGAGGACGGCGAATTCTACTTCATCGAGATGAACACCCGCATCCAGGTCGAGCATCCGGTCACCGAGATGATCACCGGGATCGACCTCGTCAATGAGCAGATCCGGATCGCCGCGGGTGCGCCGCTCTCGATCAGCCAGAAGGACGTCGTCATCGAGGGCCATGCCATCGAATGCCGCGTCAATGCCGAGCATCACGCGACCTTCCGGCCCTCGCCGGGCAAGATCGCCTCGTTCCACACGCCAGGCGGGCTCGGCGTGCGCGTCGATTCGGCGGCCTATCAGGGTTATGTCATCCCGCCGCATTACGACTCGCTGGTCGGCAAGCTGATCGTGCATGGCCGCAACCGGGCAGAATGCCTGATGCGTCTGCGCCGTTCGCTCGACGAGTTCGTCGTCGACGGCGTCGATACCACGCTGCCGCTGTTCCGCACGCTGGTGCGCAACCCGGACATCCTGAACGGCGACTACAACATCCACTGGCTGGAGAAATTCCTGGCCAATGGCGGCATGGATCAGCCGGGCGAGGCGTGA
- the accB gene encoding acetyl-CoA carboxylase biotin carboxyl carrier protein: MATKSPIDPELVREMAQLINETDLTEIEVQKGDLRIRVARTITATVMAPVAAAPAYAPAPVAAAVAAPADAKAAAAHPGTVNSPMVGTAYRRPSPEAKPFIEIGQEVKAGERVLLVEAMKTFNDIVAPRAGKVVAILVEDGQPVEYGEPLLVIE, encoded by the coding sequence ATGGCGACCAAGAGCCCCATCGATCCCGAACTCGTGCGCGAGATGGCGCAACTGATCAACGAGACCGATCTGACCGAGATCGAGGTGCAGAAGGGCGACCTGCGCATCCGCGTCGCCCGTACCATCACGGCGACGGTGATGGCGCCGGTCGCGGCTGCGCCGGCCTATGCCCCTGCGCCTGTGGCGGCCGCCGTTGCCGCTCCGGCCGACGCCAAGGCAGCCGCTGCCCATCCCGGCACGGTCAACTCGCCGATGGTCGGCACCGCCTATCGCCGGCCCTCGCCGGAGGCCAAGCCGTTCATCGAGATCGGCCAGGAGGTGAAGGCCGGGGAGCGCGTGCTGCTCGTCGAAGCCATGAAGACCTTCAACGACATCGTCGCCCCGCGCGCCGGCAAGGTCGTCGCCATCCTGGTCGAGGACGGCCAGCCGGTCGAATACGGCGAGCCCCTGCTGGTGATCGAGTGA